One segment of Coffea arabica cultivar ET-39 chromosome 7c, Coffea Arabica ET-39 HiFi, whole genome shotgun sequence DNA contains the following:
- the LOC140010527 gene encoding uncharacterized protein: MSDNYRLAQELISNVGKKYRGRNVVLKLDMIKAYDRMSWVFVLKVLRQFGFGERFVDMMWRLLSNVWFSVIVNSVSHGYKVPRHYPAISHLAFADEVIVFANGSASSLRKIMRVLELYQCASGQLVNTSKSGSLIHPSVSLARKNVIERITKFSKREFPVYYLGSPLFTGQCKGAYFADLCQQIVDKARNSAVFEGITKNTRSICGAVFQNLKDAYWLQFGEFQQVMTCPQFLGLVERRAEVFRIRLVHWQSPVFGTLKLNIDGCSKGNPGLSGGRGILRDVLGSFIFAFAGCFGYGTSLQAEAKVLLLGLQLCVQRKMIRQLVVESDTRLLI, from the exons ATGTCGGATAATTATCGCCTAGCTCAGGAGTTGATATCAAATGTTGGGAAGAAATACAGGGGTCGGAATGTGGTGCTTAAACTTGACATGATCAAGGCATATGATAGGATGTCCTGGGTGTTTGTTCTTAAGGTATTGCGTCAATTTGGATTTGGGGAAAGATTTGTTGATATGATGTGGCGATTGCTATCAAACGTGTGGTTTTCGGTGATTGTTAATAGTGTTTCACATG GATATAAAGTGCCGCGACACTACCCAGCTATTTCTCACTTGGCTTTTGCAGATGAAGTTATAGTGTTTGCCAATGGGTCGGCTTCTTCGCTCAGGAAAATTATGCGAGTGCTGGAATTGTATCAATGCGCATCTGGCCAATTGGTGAATACTAGTAAAAGTGGTTCTTTGATTCATCCCAGCGTGTCACTGGCTCGAAAAAACGTCATTGAACGGATTACTAAGTTTTCTAAAAGAGAATTTCCGGTCTATTATTTGGGTTCTCCATTATTTACTGGTCAGTGCAAGGGAGCGTATTTTGCGGATTTGTGCCAGCAAATTGTTGATAAG GCAAGGAATTCAGCAGTGTTTGAAGGAATTACCAAGAATACCCGATCTATCTGTGGAGCAGTTTTTCAAAACTTGAAGGATGCCTACTGGTTGCAATTTGGTGAATTTCAGCAGGTCATGACTTGTCCTCAGTTCTTGGGATTGGTAGAACGGCGAGCGGAAGTGTTTAGGATTCGTTTGGTTCATTGGCAATCTCCAGTCTTTGGAACGCTTAAGCTGAATATAGATGGGTGTTCtaaaggaaatccgggtctgaGTGGTGGAAGAGGGATCCTTAGGGATGTTTTGGGGTCCTTTATCTTTGCCTTCGCAGGATGCTTTGGCTATGGGACTAGCTTGCAAGCTGAAGCTAAAGTGTTATTGCTTGGGTTGCAATTGTGTGTCCAGAGGAAGATGATAAGGCAGCTGGTTGTTGAATCGGATACAAGGTTGTTAATATAG
- the LOC140010528 gene encoding F-box/kelch-repeat protein At3g23880-like gives MGKYIPLHLITEILSKLPVKSLLKFRCVSKSWLSVIWSPQFIKAHLKDHASEDNQRLLILGNFGSFKHCSLKSLMYGEPSPRLITLDIPIPLADERSGRGASSTEHISWYGPVRIVGCCDGLICISVTRASQSDFILWNPSIRKYKKLPNLGLPSTASLNRVWGFGYDSFSDDYKAVILVKQCSINGEGLRVETRVYSRKSEAWRRIADFPSTPRYTSPSSGVLVNGKLHFLAHKKVRGRIIVSLDLATETYGEMEEPNHYESDVCVTLSEIEGILLYFINPFPGPFARGGDLWVMKEYGGSWTKVLTFQHEPSGPCCPKLLSVSAEGELLMRECVGIELYSSGEGKSFRLLKEIYNVLDAYCFTESLVLPSTHDSNCNDNMKPIKF, from the coding sequence ATGGGTAAGTATATTCCCCTTCATCTCATAACAGAGATTTTGTCAAAGCTACCGGTAAAATCACTGTTGAAATTCAGGTGTGTTTCAAAATCTTGGCTTTCGGTAATTTGGAGCCCTCAATTCATCAAAGCTCATCTCAAAGACCATGCTTCCGAAGACAACCAGCGCCTCCTCATATTGGGCAACTTTGGCAGCTTCAAACATTGTTCTCTCAAGTCTTTAATGTACGGAGAGCCTAGCCCTCGTCTGATTACCCTTGACATCCCAATCCCGCTGGCTGATGAACGAAGCGGAAGAGGGGCGTCGTCTACCGAGCATATAAGCTGGTATGGTCCTGTTCGTATTGTTGGCTGTTGTGATGGATTGATATGTATTTCCGTCACTCGAGCGAGTCAATCCGATTTTATATTGTGGAATCCATCaataagaaaatacaagaaGTTGCCCAATTTAGGTCTTCCATCAACAGCTTCCTTAAACAGGGTCTGGGGTTTCGGGTATGATAGTTTTAGTGACGATTATAAAGCAGTGATACTGGTAAAACAATGCTCGATTAATGGCGAAGGTTTGAGGGTTGAGACTAGAGTTTACAGCAGGAAAAGTGAAGCTTGGAGAAGGATTGCAGATTTTCCTAGCACTCCTCGGTATACATCCCCTTCATCTGGTGTGCTTGTGAACGGGAAGCTCCATTTTTTGGCCCATAAAAAAGTGCGTGGTAGAATTATTGTTTCGCTTGATCTAGCGACGGAGACATATGGGGAGATGGAGGAACCGAATCATTACGAGAGTGATGTGTGCGTAACGTTGAGTGAAATTGAAGGGATCCTTTTGTATTTTATTAATCCTTTCCCCGGTCCTTTTGCAAGAGGTGGTGATCTGTGGGTAATGAAGGAATATGGAGGATCTTGGACTAAGGTGCTTACATTTCAGCATGAACCTTCGGGTCCATGTTGCCCAAAGCTGCTTTCTGTATCAGCTGAGGGTGAATTGTTGATGCGAGAGTGTGTTGGAATTGAGCTTTACAGTTCAGGAGAAGGTAAATCTTTCAGGCTCTTGAAGGAGATTTATAACGTGCTCGATGCTTATTGCTTTACTGAAAGCCTCGTTTTGCCGAGTACACATGACTCAAACTGCAATGACAACATGAAACCCATAAAATTCTGA